A single region of the Leptothrix cholodnii SP-6 genome encodes:
- a CDS encoding HutD family protein, with product MTTPRRGQGWRRFALDHLQPEPWRNGAGQTRPVASRQDGAGIVWRVSVAEIEAAGPFSRFEGIDRTAVMVEGTDLRLVAPQRQLTFDGPGSQVHFPGEQDWHCEAPASPTRLWNVMVRRGAACAVVRSVEDQVVLVPEGQAAAQVADWLVLVVRGAFELAGPDGQSGHLVGGDGLHLRTPAAFLRLTPCQPGSLLVITALF from the coding sequence ATGACCACGCCGCGTCGTGGCCAGGGCTGGCGACGCTTTGCGCTGGACCATCTGCAGCCCGAACCCTGGCGCAACGGCGCCGGCCAGACCCGCCCGGTCGCCAGCCGCCAGGATGGCGCGGGCATCGTCTGGCGCGTCAGCGTGGCCGAGATCGAAGCCGCCGGGCCGTTTTCCCGCTTCGAGGGCATCGATCGCACGGCCGTGATGGTCGAGGGCACTGACCTGCGCCTGGTCGCGCCGCAACGCCAACTCACCTTTGACGGCCCCGGCAGCCAGGTCCACTTTCCCGGCGAACAGGACTGGCACTGCGAGGCGCCGGCCTCGCCGACCCGGCTCTGGAACGTGATGGTGCGACGCGGTGCGGCCTGCGCCGTGGTGCGCAGCGTCGAGGATCAGGTGGTGCTGGTGCCCGAAGGCCAGGCGGCCGCGCAGGTGGCCGACTGGCTCGTGCTGGTCGTGCGGGGCGCGTTCGAGCTGGCCGGCCCGGACGGGCAGTCCGGGCACCTGGTCGGTGGGGACGGCCTGCATCTGCGCACACCCGCAGCCTTTTTGCGCCTGACGCCGTGCCAGCCCGGCAGCCTGCTGGTCATCACCGCGCTCTTCTGA
- a CDS encoding helix-turn-helix domain-containing protein, which translates to MNRHGEGATASLEESVGAAIKEQRQRHGLTIAQVSEQASISRGMLSKIENGQTSAGMDTLARIARALGVSMSMLFSKYDVTASSAQHIKKGMGMEVVRRGTKNGHTYHLLAYDQGPVKLFEPFLITMNDDSERYPTFQHPGTEFLYMLEGKIEYRCGQETYLLEPGDSLTFQGEVPHGPEKLVKYPIKFLSFIVYPRAAE; encoded by the coding sequence GTGAACAGACACGGCGAAGGCGCAACCGCCTCACTCGAAGAATCGGTCGGCGCAGCCATCAAGGAGCAGCGGCAGCGCCACGGGCTGACCATCGCGCAGGTGTCGGAGCAGGCCAGCATCAGCCGCGGCATGCTGTCGAAGATCGAGAACGGCCAGACCTCCGCCGGCATGGACACGCTTGCGCGCATCGCGCGTGCGCTGGGGGTCTCGATGTCGATGCTGTTCAGCAAATACGACGTCACGGCCAGCTCGGCGCAGCACATCAAGAAGGGGATGGGCATGGAAGTGGTGCGTCGCGGCACCAAGAACGGGCACACCTACCACCTGCTTGCCTACGATCAGGGCCCGGTGAAACTGTTCGAACCCTTCCTGATCACGATGAACGACGACTCGGAGCGCTACCCGACCTTCCAGCACCCGGGCACCGAGTTCCTGTACATGCTCGAAGGCAAGATCGAATACCGCTGCGGCCAGGAGACCTACCTGCTCGAACCCGGCGACTCGCTGACCTTTCAGGGCGAGGTGCCGCACGGGCCCGAGAAGCTGGTGAAGTACCCGATCAAGTTCCTGTCCTTCATCGTCTATCCGCGCGCGGCGGAGTGA
- the glnT gene encoding type III glutamate--ammonia ligase, which yields MTPQRFRTVEETQRHLKSEGVSYVLAQFVDIHGVAKAKSVPVEHLNTVMTDGAGFAGFAICGVGIEPHGPDFMAVGDLSTVSVVPWQPGLARIVCEGHVEGEPWQFDSRVVLKKQVERLSSQGLTMFTGLEPEFSLLRRNADGTIVPHDASDNLAKPCYDYKGLSRTRVFLERLSNAMRATGIDVYQIDHEDANGQFELNYTYTDCLTSCDHFIFFKMAASEIANELGLICSFMPKPFANRPGNGMHMHLSIGDGKRNLFQDKSDPNGLELSPMAYQFMAGLLHHAPALTALCAPTINSYKRLVVGRSLTGATWAPAYISYGDNNRSTMVRIPKGRLELRLPDGACNPYLATAAVIAAGLDGIEKRMDPGTPRNVNLYEWSEAQLKEAGIGLLPQNLNAALDALEGDSVIREALGPVTGEFLKFKRMEWLEYMRHVSEWEVKQYLEFF from the coding sequence GTGACCCCGCAGCGCTTCAGAACCGTGGAGGAAACCCAGCGTCATCTCAAGTCCGAGGGCGTGAGCTACGTGCTGGCGCAGTTCGTCGACATCCACGGCGTGGCCAAGGCCAAGTCGGTGCCGGTCGAACACCTGAACACCGTGATGACCGACGGCGCGGGCTTTGCCGGCTTCGCGATCTGCGGCGTCGGCATCGAGCCGCACGGGCCTGATTTCATGGCCGTGGGCGATCTCTCGACCGTGTCGGTCGTGCCCTGGCAGCCGGGCCTGGCGCGCATCGTCTGCGAGGGCCATGTCGAGGGCGAGCCCTGGCAGTTCGACAGCCGTGTCGTGCTCAAGAAGCAGGTCGAGCGCCTGAGTTCGCAGGGCCTGACGATGTTCACCGGCCTGGAGCCCGAGTTCTCGCTGCTGCGCCGCAATGCCGACGGCACGATCGTGCCGCACGACGCCAGCGACAACCTCGCCAAGCCCTGCTACGACTACAAGGGCCTGTCGCGCACCCGCGTGTTCCTGGAGCGGCTGTCGAACGCGATGCGCGCCACCGGCATCGACGTCTATCAGATCGACCATGAAGACGCCAACGGCCAGTTCGAGCTGAACTACACCTACACCGACTGCCTGACCTCCTGCGACCACTTCATCTTCTTCAAGATGGCGGCCAGCGAGATCGCCAATGAGCTGGGCCTGATCTGCTCCTTCATGCCCAAGCCCTTTGCCAATCGGCCGGGCAATGGCATGCACATGCACCTGTCCATCGGCGACGGCAAGCGCAATCTCTTTCAGGACAAGAGCGACCCGAACGGGCTGGAGCTCTCGCCGATGGCTTACCAGTTCATGGCCGGCCTGCTGCACCACGCGCCCGCATTGACGGCGTTGTGCGCGCCGACCATCAACTCGTACAAGCGCCTGGTGGTGGGCCGCTCGCTGACCGGTGCGACCTGGGCGCCGGCCTACATCAGCTACGGCGACAACAACCGCTCGACCATGGTGCGCATCCCGAAAGGCCGGCTCGAACTGCGCCTGCCCGACGGGGCCTGCAATCCCTATCTGGCGACGGCCGCGGTGATTGCCGCGGGCCTCGACGGCATCGAGAAGCGCATGGACCCGGGCACGCCGCGCAACGTCAATCTCTACGAGTGGAGCGAGGCGCAATTGAAGGAGGCCGGCATCGGCCTGCTGCCGCAGAACCTCAATGCCGCACTCGACGCATTGGAAGGCGACAGCGTCATTCGCGAGGCACTCGGCCCGGTGACGGGGGAGTTCCTGAAGTTCAAGCGCATGGAATGGCTCGAGTACATGCGCCACGTCTCCGAATGGGAAGTCAAGCAGTACCTCGAGTTTTTCTGA
- a CDS encoding class II glutamine amidotransferase produces the protein MCGIVGLLLKKPALHGHLGELMVPMLIGMTERGPDSAGMAVFTQPLAESRRKISVYSGMTEAAAAYDWNGLLAALNGALKVDARITIKGNHAIFAFEGPAEPVKAFVKAHDAKLHLLSTGRSIDLYKDIGTPAQVAARYDFSKLVGSHLVGHTRMATESAVTPDRAHPFTAGEDFCLVHNGSLSNPNGVRRMLEPRGIKFETDNDTEAACRFLEWRLREGDDLHAALQKGFEALDGFYTFLMGTATELALIRDPFACKPAVVAETDDYVAIASEFRSLAHLPDIKHAKVFEPAPEEMYVWKI, from the coding sequence ATGTGTGGAATCGTTGGACTGTTGTTGAAGAAGCCGGCCTTGCACGGCCATCTGGGCGAGTTGATGGTGCCGATGCTGATCGGCATGACCGAGCGCGGCCCGGACTCCGCCGGCATGGCCGTGTTCACCCAGCCGCTGGCCGAGTCGCGCCGCAAGATCAGTGTCTATTCGGGCATGACCGAAGCCGCCGCGGCCTATGACTGGAACGGCCTGCTGGCCGCGCTGAACGGCGCGTTGAAAGTTGACGCCCGGATCACGATCAAGGGCAACCACGCGATCTTCGCGTTCGAAGGCCCGGCCGAGCCCGTGAAGGCGTTCGTGAAGGCGCATGACGCCAAGCTGCACCTGCTGTCGACCGGCCGCAGCATCGACCTCTACAAGGACATCGGCACGCCGGCCCAGGTGGCGGCGCGCTACGACTTCTCGAAGCTGGTGGGCAGCCATCTGGTCGGCCACACCCGCATGGCCACCGAGTCGGCCGTGACACCCGACCGTGCGCACCCGTTCACCGCCGGCGAGGACTTCTGCCTGGTGCACAACGGCTCGCTGTCCAACCCCAACGGCGTGCGCCGCATGCTCGAGCCGCGTGGCATCAAGTTCGAGACCGACAACGACACCGAAGCCGCCTGCCGCTTTCTCGAATGGCGCCTGCGCGAAGGCGACGACCTGCACGCCGCGCTGCAGAAGGGCTTCGAGGCGCTCGACGGTTTCTACACCTTCCTGATGGGCACGGCGACCGAGCTGGCCCTGATCCGTGACCCCTTCGCCTGCAAGCCGGCGGTGGTGGCCGAGACCGACGACTACGTGGCCATCGCGTCCGAGTTCCGGTCGCTGGCGCACCTGCCCGACATCAAGCACGCCAAGGTCTTCGAACCCGCTCCCGAGGAGATGTACGTATGGAAAATCTGA
- a CDS encoding protein glxC has protein sequence MENLTFDLSRQTVRELNQHLHAPAETLKGQHVTVLNPDGAHNIAVGINAPVKVTVAGHAGYYAAGMNKFADVTIDGSASTGVAENMMSGKVHVKGFASNGAGASAHGGLLVIDGDAGLRCGISLKGADIVVGGSVGSFSGFMAQAGRMVVCGNAGDALGDSLYEAVIYVRGTIKSLGADARIEPLADADISALAGLLDQAGLSHDPHDFKRVASARTLYHWNADADQDY, from the coding sequence ATGGAAAATCTGACCTTCGACCTGAGCCGCCAGACCGTGCGCGAGCTCAACCAGCACCTGCACGCCCCGGCCGAAACGCTCAAGGGCCAGCACGTCACGGTGCTCAATCCCGACGGCGCGCACAACATCGCCGTGGGCATCAATGCCCCGGTGAAGGTCACCGTGGCGGGCCACGCCGGCTACTACGCCGCGGGCATGAACAAGTTCGCCGACGTCACCATCGACGGCAGCGCCAGCACCGGTGTGGCCGAGAACATGATGAGCGGCAAGGTGCACGTCAAGGGCTTCGCGTCCAACGGCGCGGGCGCCTCGGCACACGGCGGCCTGCTGGTCATCGACGGCGATGCGGGCCTGCGCTGCGGCATCTCGCTCAAGGGCGCCGACATCGTGGTCGGCGGCTCGGTCGGCAGCTTCTCGGGCTTCATGGCCCAGGCCGGCCGGATGGTGGTCTGCGGCAATGCCGGCGACGCCTTGGGCGACTCGCTCTACGAAGCCGTGATCTACGTGCGCGGCACGATCAAGTCGCTCGGCGCCGATGCACGCATCGAACCGCTCGCCGATGCCGACATCAGCGCACTGGCCGGCCTGCTCGACCAGGCCGGGCTGTCGCACGACCCGCACGACTTCAAGCGCGTGGCTTCGGCCCGCACGCTCTATCACTGGAATGCCGACGCCGACCAGGACTACTGA
- a CDS encoding FMN-binding glutamate synthase family protein → MSDTEHPIAFKRLQLEESAGYDRSTLDYIHRASSTGLYEIRGLGAKRKLPHFDDLVFLTASLSRYPLEGYREKCSTRTVLGTRFAKKPVVLETPITVAGMSFGSLSANVKSALGKAATAMGTTTTTGDGGMTSEERQSSKTLVYQCLPSRYGFNPDDVRRADAIEVVLGQGAKPGGGGMLLGQKVNPRVAKMRTLPEGVDQRSASRHPDWTGPDDLAIKIQELRELTDWQIPIYVKVGATRVFNDVKLAVHAGADVVVVDGMQGGTAATQTCFIEHAGIPTLAAVRLAVAALEDLDMIGKVQLIVSGGIRTGADVAKALALGADAVAIGQGVLMALGCNRDTYQQAGQTHSAEADYAALGTKAGFCHHCHTGKCPVGVTTQDAVLEQRLEPDVGAKRVKNYLKTLTMELSTLARACGKQDVHHLEPEDLVALTVEAAAMARVPLAGTNWIPGQNGF, encoded by the coding sequence ATGTCAGATACCGAACACCCCATTGCCTTCAAGCGTCTGCAACTCGAAGAGTCGGCAGGTTATGACCGCAGCACGCTGGACTACATCCACCGCGCCTCCAGCACCGGTCTGTACGAGATCCGCGGCCTGGGCGCCAAGCGCAAGCTGCCGCACTTCGACGACCTGGTGTTCCTGACCGCGTCGCTGTCACGCTACCCGCTCGAGGGCTATCGCGAGAAGTGCTCGACCCGCACGGTGCTGGGCACGCGATTCGCCAAGAAGCCGGTGGTGCTGGAAACCCCGATCACGGTCGCCGGCATGAGCTTCGGTTCGCTGTCGGCCAACGTCAAGTCGGCGCTCGGCAAGGCCGCCACCGCGATGGGCACGACCACCACCACCGGCGACGGCGGCATGACGTCCGAGGAGCGCCAGTCGTCGAAGACGCTGGTCTATCAATGCCTGCCCTCGCGCTACGGTTTCAACCCCGACGACGTGCGCCGTGCCGACGCCATCGAGGTCGTGCTCGGCCAGGGCGCCAAGCCGGGTGGCGGCGGCATGCTGCTGGGCCAGAAGGTCAACCCGCGTGTGGCCAAGATGCGCACGCTGCCCGAGGGTGTCGATCAGCGCTCGGCCAGTCGCCATCCCGACTGGACCGGCCCGGATGACCTGGCCATCAAGATCCAGGAACTGCGCGAGCTGACCGACTGGCAGATCCCGATCTACGTCAAGGTGGGCGCCACCCGCGTGTTCAACGACGTCAAGCTGGCCGTGCACGCCGGCGCCGACGTGGTTGTGGTCGACGGCATGCAGGGCGGCACGGCGGCGACGCAGACCTGCTTCATCGAACACGCCGGCATCCCGACGCTGGCGGCGGTGCGCCTGGCGGTGGCTGCGCTCGAAGACCTCGACATGATCGGCAAGGTGCAGCTGATCGTCAGCGGCGGCATCCGCACCGGTGCCGACGTGGCCAAGGCGCTGGCGCTGGGCGCCGACGCGGTGGCGATCGGCCAGGGCGTGCTGATGGCGCTGGGCTGCAACCGCGACACCTACCAGCAGGCCGGCCAGACCCACAGTGCCGAGGCCGACTACGCCGCGCTCGGCACCAAGGCCGGCTTCTGCCACCACTGCCACACCGGCAAATGCCCCGTCGGCGTGACCACGCAGGACGCGGTGCTGGAGCAGCGTCTGGAGCCCGACGTCGGCGCCAAGCGGGTCAAGAACTACCTCAAGACCCTGACCATGGAACTGAGCACGCTGGCACGCGCCTGCGGCAAGCAGGACGTGCATCACCTCGAGCCCGAAGACCTGGTGGCGCTGACCGTGGAGGCCGCCGCGATGGCGCGTGTGCCGCTGGCCGGCACCAACTGGATCCCTGGTCAGAACGGCTTCTGA
- a CDS encoding dimethylamine monooxygenase subunit DmmA family protein, with the protein MTPSPSEIKSRPVYEPLRPDLLAGRHWLVLEAGALTAPLLAELGGVFAPVASQLQVWWAGPASAVGSAVGLGPLTVRADLPAVIEALGQAGPFEVGDRLYVQGTEPFLWAVALAAGQVGLVPSQVRLAHAGSLQRKVWCTHCHGCTEGVTTHVVACAGCGRHLLVRDHFSRRHGAFMGVMVDAEVPGERPLPQEVFP; encoded by the coding sequence ATGACCCCGAGTCCCTCCGAGATCAAGAGCCGGCCGGTCTACGAGCCGCTGCGCCCCGACCTGCTGGCCGGCCGTCACTGGCTGGTGCTGGAGGCGGGTGCGCTGACCGCGCCGTTGCTGGCCGAACTGGGCGGCGTGTTCGCCCCGGTCGCGTCGCAGCTGCAGGTGTGGTGGGCCGGCCCGGCGAGCGCGGTGGGATCGGCCGTCGGGCTCGGCCCGCTCACCGTGCGGGCCGATCTGCCGGCCGTGATCGAGGCGTTGGGCCAGGCCGGGCCGTTCGAGGTCGGCGACCGCCTGTACGTGCAGGGCACCGAGCCCTTCCTGTGGGCCGTCGCGCTGGCGGCGGGCCAGGTCGGCCTGGTGCCCAGCCAGGTCCGGCTCGCCCATGCCGGCAGCCTGCAGCGCAAGGTCTGGTGCACCCATTGCCATGGCTGCACCGAGGGCGTCACCACCCACGTGGTGGCGTGTGCGGGCTGCGGCCGGCACCTGCTGGTGCGTGATCATTTTTCCCGTCGCCATGGGGCCTTCATGGGCGTGATGGTCGACGCCGAGGTGCCGGGCGAGCGGCCGCTGCCGCAGGAGGTGTTTCCATGA
- a CDS encoding PDR/VanB family oxidoreductase, with protein sequence MIGSSLTLRVVAVDDIAPTLRHVRLAAADGALLPPTGAGAHVQFSLPGQGRLHRNAYSLVNAPGSRAHYDIIVRRVPASRGGSAAVHERLKPGDSLEAQWPGNLFAPVRGARHHLMIAGGIGITPFLSYLQDPGVRQAGFALHVCCREAEKDVFAPWLPSADGVAFHWDADGHRLDIAALLARQPVGTHLYVCGPADLNESVMKAAHDAGWPADHLHTEHFGGASATGRAFEAVLHKSGLSVNVGEDESLLEAIERAGVAAPCLCRGGACGVCITGVLDGEPEHRDHFLSPAEQVAGQLIAPCVSRARGARLVLDL encoded by the coding sequence ATGATCGGTTCCTCATTGACCTTGCGCGTGGTCGCCGTCGACGACATCGCGCCCACGCTGCGCCACGTGCGGCTGGCCGCTGCCGACGGCGCGCTGCTGCCGCCCACCGGGGCCGGCGCGCATGTGCAGTTCAGTCTGCCCGGCCAGGGCCGGCTGCACCGCAATGCCTACTCGCTGGTGAACGCGCCGGGCAGCCGCGCCCACTACGACATCATCGTGCGCCGCGTGCCGGCTTCGCGCGGCGGATCGGCCGCGGTGCACGAGCGCCTCAAGCCCGGCGACAGCCTTGAGGCGCAGTGGCCCGGCAACCTCTTCGCCCCCGTGCGCGGTGCCCGCCATCACCTGATGATTGCCGGCGGCATCGGCATCACGCCCTTCCTGTCCTACCTGCAGGACCCGGGTGTGCGACAAGCCGGCTTTGCGCTGCACGTGTGCTGCCGCGAAGCCGAGAAGGACGTCTTCGCGCCCTGGTTGCCGAGCGCCGACGGCGTGGCCTTTCATTGGGATGCCGACGGCCACCGGCTCGACATCGCCGCGCTGCTGGCCCGCCAGCCGGTGGGCACGCACCTGTACGTGTGCGGCCCCGCCGACCTGAACGAGTCGGTGATGAAGGCCGCGCACGACGCCGGCTGGCCCGCCGATCACCTGCATACCGAGCACTTCGGCGGCGCGTCAGCCACCGGCCGCGCCTTCGAGGCGGTGCTGCACAAGTCCGGCCTGAGCGTGAATGTGGGCGAGGACGAAAGCCTGCTCGAAGCGATCGAACGTGCCGGCGTGGCCGCACCCTGCCTGTGCCGTGGCGGCGCCTGCGGCGTGTGCATCACCGGCGTGCTCGACGGCGAGCCCGAACACCGCGACCACTTCCTCAGCCCGGCCGAACAAGTCGCCGGCCAGCTGATCGCGCCCTGCGTGTCGCGCGCCCGCGGTGCCCGGCTGGTGCTCGATCTGTGA
- a CDS encoding heme-dependent oxidative N-demethylase family protein: MSITFKPDETFRGDYTYRNSDAAILRFPFPFPEDRYMYSVNMEPHAGKGPTEAFHHAFDVDEHYIAECRDRAITLARDPGRCQALPHMMMAQWDTLELLMDSLSSDYPEHFSLHKSGEGFGAEWTWSNRPLGIEQRFVFGDAATLPCEPFEYITRQVQGDFAICDQRDNNLFLDAGMVTSQADWSLDFNVGMSFMEWHGPVPLAHQTGVFERALKYLLMIRQGQPVRRLNWTMTVNPRLDTAPETYPEWGPDRASITPENVGRKLHLRVELQTLWRLPRSNALLFPIRCYLASMDELVRVPKWGKRLSRVLSTLPKELVEYKGLTRFLPTALAYLAAFDDGADLPKGTEADTERLAEAA; this comes from the coding sequence ATGTCCATCACCTTCAAGCCCGACGAAACCTTCCGCGGCGACTACACCTATCGCAACAGCGACGCCGCGATCCTGCGTTTCCCGTTCCCGTTCCCCGAAGACCGCTACATGTACAGCGTCAACATGGAGCCGCATGCCGGCAAGGGCCCGACGGAGGCCTTTCACCATGCCTTCGACGTCGACGAGCACTACATCGCCGAATGCCGCGACCGGGCCATCACGCTCGCGCGTGACCCGGGCCGCTGCCAGGCGCTGCCGCACATGATGATGGCGCAGTGGGACACGCTCGAACTGCTGATGGACAGCCTGTCGAGCGACTACCCCGAGCACTTCTCGCTGCACAAGTCGGGCGAGGGTTTCGGTGCCGAATGGACCTGGAGCAACCGGCCATTGGGCATCGAGCAGCGCTTCGTGTTCGGCGATGCGGCAACGCTGCCGTGCGAGCCTTTCGAATACATCACCCGCCAGGTGCAGGGCGACTTCGCGATCTGCGACCAGCGCGACAACAACCTGTTCCTCGACGCCGGCATGGTCACGTCGCAGGCCGACTGGTCGCTCGATTTCAACGTCGGCATGAGCTTCATGGAGTGGCACGGCCCGGTGCCGCTGGCGCACCAGACGGGGGTGTTCGAGCGTGCGCTGAAGTACCTGCTGATGATCCGCCAAGGCCAGCCGGTGCGGCGCCTGAACTGGACCATGACGGTCAATCCGCGCCTGGACACCGCGCCGGAAACCTATCCCGAATGGGGCCCGGACCGCGCCTCGATCACGCCCGAGAACGTCGGCCGCAAGCTGCATCTGCGCGTCGAGCTGCAGACGCTGTGGCGGCTGCCGCGCAGCAATGCGCTGCTGTTTCCGATCCGCTGCTACCTGGCCTCGATGGACGAGCTGGTGCGGGTGCCCAAGTGGGGCAAGCGGCTGTCGCGGGTGCTGTCGACGCTGCCCAAGGAACTCGTCGAATACAAGGGCCTGACGCGCTTCCTGCCCACCGCGCTGGCCTATCTGGCGGCCTTCGACGACGGCGCGGATCTGCCCAAGGGCACCGAGGCCGATACCGAACGGCTGGCCGAAGCGGCCTGA
- a CDS encoding aminomethyltransferase family protein → MTSWRISALADRHRALGSTLADWNGMGTAWTYSSDLADEHEAIRTHAGLMDVSGLKKVHVIGPHAEALINQAVTRNVSKLYPGKSVYACMLNEAGKFIDDCVIYRNGPNAFMVVHGAGQGHEILTRGAVGRNVAVLFDDDLHDLSLQGPLAVEYLSRHVPGIRQLPYFHHLQTTLFGRPVMISRTGYTGERGYELFCKAADAPTIWDTIVAEGKAMGIVPCAFTALDWLRVESCLLFYPYDNSDMYPMDGEPIGDTLWELGLDFTVSPGKTEFRGAAEHFRLQGRERFKIFGIELDSTEAAQAGDALYDGDTKVGFVTCGMYSRLSGRSMAIARMDTAYAVPGRKLALRGAALNCAASTHSLPFDDPQKTKRMAKD, encoded by the coding sequence ATGACCTCTTGGCGCATCTCGGCCCTGGCCGATCGACACCGCGCGCTGGGCTCGACCCTGGCCGACTGGAACGGCATGGGCACGGCCTGGACCTACAGCTCCGACCTGGCCGACGAGCACGAAGCCATCCGCACCCATGCCGGCCTGATGGACGTGTCGGGCCTGAAGAAGGTGCACGTGATCGGCCCGCACGCCGAGGCCCTGATCAACCAGGCGGTGACCCGCAACGTCAGCAAGCTCTACCCGGGCAAGTCGGTCTACGCCTGCATGCTCAACGAGGCCGGCAAGTTCATCGACGACTGCGTCATCTACCGCAACGGTCCCAACGCCTTCATGGTGGTGCACGGCGCCGGCCAGGGCCACGAGATCCTGACGCGCGGCGCGGTCGGCCGCAACGTTGCGGTGCTGTTCGACGACGACCTGCATGACCTGTCGCTGCAGGGGCCGCTCGCGGTCGAGTACCTGAGCCGGCATGTGCCGGGCATCCGCCAGCTGCCGTATTTCCATCACCTGCAGACGACGCTGTTCGGCCGCCCGGTGATGATCTCGCGCACCGGCTACACCGGCGAACGCGGCTACGAGCTGTTCTGCAAGGCGGCCGACGCGCCGACGATCTGGGACACCATCGTCGCCGAAGGCAAGGCGATGGGCATCGTGCCCTGCGCGTTCACCGCGCTCGACTGGCTGCGGGTCGAGAGCTGCCTGCTGTTCTACCCCTACGACAACTCCGACATGTACCCGATGGACGGCGAGCCCATCGGCGACACGCTGTGGGAGCTGGGGCTGGACTTCACGGTGTCACCGGGCAAGACCGAGTTCCGCGGCGCGGCCGAGCACTTCCGCCTGCAGGGGCGTGAGCGCTTCAAGATCTTCGGCATCGAACTCGACAGCACCGAGGCGGCGCAGGCCGGCGATGCCCTCTACGACGGCGACACGAAGGTCGGCTTCGTCACCTGCGGCATGTATTCGCGCCTGAGCGGGCGCTCGATGGCGATCGCGCGCATGGACACGGCCTACGCCGTACCGGGCCGCAAGCTGGCCTTGCGTGGCGCCGCGCTGAACTGCGCCGCCAGCACCCACAGCCTGCCGTTCGACGACCCGCAGAAGACCAAACGCATGGCCAAGGATTGA
- the purU gene encoding formyltetrahydrofolate deformylase, with product MTTSNRRYTLSLSCPDRVGIVAAVSNFLAQNNGWITEASHHAETESQTFFMRQEILADSLQLSIDEFRTEFAKVAAPFEMNWRISDSARKKRVVILVSKQEHCLYDLLGRWQSGELDVDIPCVISNHETFRGLVEWHGIPFHHVPVTPATKVEAYAEVERLYRENEGDVMVLARYMQILAPDLCEKFPGQIINIHHSFLPSFVGAKPYHQAFKRGVKLIGATCHFVTSELDEGPIIEQDVIRIDHSDVPEELVRSGKDVEKAVLARGLRYHLEDRVLIHGNKTVVFR from the coding sequence ATGACGACTTCCAACAGACGCTATACCTTGTCGCTGTCGTGCCCCGATCGGGTCGGCATCGTCGCCGCCGTCAGCAACTTCCTGGCGCAGAACAACGGCTGGATCACCGAGGCCAGCCACCACGCCGAAACCGAGTCGCAGACCTTCTTCATGCGCCAGGAGATCCTGGCCGACTCGCTGCAGTTGAGCATCGACGAGTTCCGCACCGAGTTCGCCAAGGTGGCCGCGCCGTTCGAGATGAACTGGCGCATCTCCGACAGCGCGCGCAAGAAGCGGGTCGTGATCCTGGTGTCCAAGCAGGAGCATTGCCTCTACGACCTGCTCGGGCGCTGGCAGTCGGGCGAGCTCGATGTCGACATCCCGTGCGTGATCTCGAATCACGAGACCTTCCGCGGCCTGGTCGAGTGGCATGGCATCCCCTTCCACCACGTGCCGGTCACGCCGGCCACCAAGGTCGAGGCCTATGCCGAGGTCGAGCGGCTCTACCGCGAAAACGAAGGCGACGTGATGGTGCTGGCGCGCTACATGCAGATCCTGGCGCCCGACCTGTGCGAGAAGTTCCCGGGCCAGATCATCAACATCCACCACAGCTTCCTGCCCAGCTTCGTCGGCGCCAAGCCCTATCACCAGGCCTTCAAGCGCGGCGTCAAGCTGATCGGCGCGACCTGCCACTTCGTCACCTCCGAACTCGACGAGGGCCCGATCATCGAGCAGGACGTGATCCGCATCGACCACTCCGACGTGCCCGAGGAACTGGTGCGCAGCGGCAAGGACGTCGAGAAGGCGGTGCTCGCACGTGGCCTGCGCTACCACCTCGAAGATCGGGTGCTGATCCACGGCAACAAGACCGTGGTCTTCCGCTGA